CCAGCAGCAGCAGAAAACCCGCCGCGTAGAGCAGGCCCAGCAGCGCCATGCTGCGCAGGCGCTGGCGCGCGCTGCGCAGCGCCGACACCATCAGCGCCGGCGCGGCCAGCCGGCTGCTGCTGCCCTCGGTGTCGGCGCTGGCCACCATCATCACCAGCGTGGCGCTGGGCAGCAGGGCCAGCGCCAGCGCCGTGCCCACGAGAGGCAAGACCGTGGCCAGCGACATCGCGGCCATGCACAGGAAGAACAGGCCGGTCAGCGCCATGGGCTGGCGCCAGAAGGTGCGCACACCCAGGCGCACCCAGAGGATGCCGGTGCGTGCGGGAACGAGTTGAAGTTTCATGCGGGATGGTGCAACAGCGGCGCAGGAGACTGTAGCGCACGGCGCCTGTCCCCGGCCGGGGTGCAGCTATGCCGGAAGGCGCACGGGGTGGGCCACGCGCTCGCGCAGCACGCGCTCGAAATGGCCGGGGTCGTGGGCCTTGAGCATCTGCGCGTCGCGCGGCAGGTGGTAGTCCCACAGGCGCGAGATCCAGAAGCGCAGCGCCCCGGCGCGCAGCATCGCGGGCAGCAGCGCCCGCTCGTGCCGGGTGAGCGGGCGCACGCCCTGGTAGGCGCCCAGCAGCGCGGCAAAGCGCCCCGCCTCGTGGCGCCCGGTGGGCAGGTCCACGCACCAGTCGTTGAGCGCCACCGCCAGGTCGAACAGCCAGGTGTCGACCCCGGCGAAGTAGAAGTCGAAGATGCCGGTGAGCACCTCGCCCTCGAACATCACGTTGTCGCGAAACAGGTCGGCATGCACCGGCCCGCGCGGCAGCGCGGCGTAGGCGGCGCTTTGCGCCACATGGTTCTGGTAGGCCAGCTCGGACTGCAGCAGCCGCGCCTGGGCGGCGTCCAGATGCGGCAGCACCTCGGGCGCGGTGGCGTTCCACCAGGGCAGGCCGCGCAGATTGGCCTGCTCGCGTTCGTAGTCGCGCGCCGCCAGGTGCATGCGCGCAAGCATGGCGCCCAGCGCCGCGCAGTGGCGCTCATCGGGCGCCAGTTGGCTACTGCCGGCCAGGCGCGTGGCCAGAGCCGCGGGCTTGCCGGCCACGGTGAACAGGATGTCGCCCTGCGCGTCGCCCTGGGGGTCGGGCACGGGGATGCCGGCCTGCGCCAGGTGCTTCATCAGGTAGAGGTAGAAGGGCAGTTGCGCGTGCGCCAGGCGCTCGAACAGCGTGAGCACGTACTGCCCGCTGCTGCTGGTCAGAAAGTAGTTGGTGTTCTCTATGCCGCCTTCGATGCCGCGCAGCTGCACCAGGGTGCCAAGGCTCAGGCGCTGCAGCAGTGCGCTGGCTTCAGACTCGGTGACGGGGGTGAAGACGGCCATGGGCAGAGGGTCCGGCGCAGCCGGAGCAGGCGGGCGCGCGGTTCAGAAGGTGCCGAGCTTCCACAGGCGCGCGCCATCGCTCGGGCGCACCTGGTAGGAGGGCAGCTCGCCCCCCAGCTTGGGCTGCACGGTGATGGAGCGCGTTTCGCCGCCCACGCGCAGCTCGTCCACGCGGCTGCCTTCGTCCTCGATCACGATGCGCTGCACCCGCCGGCCCTGGTCCATGCCGGTTTGCTCATCTTGCGATAGCGCCTGACGCTCTGCAGGCAAGGGCTGGGCCGGGTTTTGATTGCTGGCCTGCGCCAGCACGCCGGTGCTGACGAGGGAGGCGAGGACGAGAACGAGGGGTGCGCGCATGGTGGCTTCGATTGTAGGCCGCATGCGCGCCTTCAGCGGCCCGCGGCCTCGTCGTCCAGCGCCTGCTGCACCGCCAGGTAAAAGCGCTCGCGCTCGGCAAACGCCGGGTTGTCGGCCGAGCCCGCCTTGGGCCAGTCGGCGTTGGTGACGATCACCAGCCGGCGCGCCGGGTCGATGAAGATGCCCTGGCCGAAGATGCCGCGCGCCGCAAAGCTGCCGCTGTCGTAAGTCCACCACTGGTAGCCATAGCCGCGCCCCGGCGCCTGGATGTCCGCCTGCTTGTGCGTGGCGGCCTGCAGCCAGCCATCGGGCACGATCGGTTCGCCGTTCACCCGCGCGCCTTCCAGGATGAACTGCCCCATGCGCGCGTAGTCGCGCGCCGCCGCCTGGATGCAGCAGCCGCTGATCTCCTTGCCGGTCTTGGACAGCAGCCAGGTGGCCTGCTGCTGCATGCCCGCGGGCTGCCAGATTTTTTCCTGCAGGTATTGGGTGAGGGGCTTGTGGATGGCCGCCATCAGCATCACGCCGACCAGGTTGGTCTCGCCCGTGCTGTAGTTCCAGCGCTCGCCCGCGGGCGCGGCGCGCGGGAGCTTCCTCATGTAGCTCACCAGCGCGTCCACGCCGGGCTCTGGCACGTGGTTGTTGAAGCGCGCCACGTCCGAGTTGGGGTCGCCATAGTCCTCGTTCCACTGCACGCCCGAAGTCATGGTGAGCAACTGGCGCACGCTCACGTCGTCGTAGGCCGAGCCTTTCATGTCCGGCAGGTAGTCGCTCACCTTGTCGTCCATGCTCTTGATCAGCCCGTCCTTGAGCGCCGCGCCGACCAGCGTGGAGGTGAAGGACTTGGCTACCGAGAAGCTGGTCCAGCGCCCATCGGCGTCAAAACCCAGGCCGTAGCGCTCCAGCCGGATCTTGCCGTCTTGCAGGATCAGCAGAGCGGCGCTGTGCTGGCCTTGCATGAAAGCGTCGAGGTCCACGCCCAGCTTGAGCGGCTTGCCGCCCGGCAGGGGGCGAGGCGTGGCCGAGGGCTGGGCGGTATGCCATCTGGCCAGCAGCGGGATGCGGTCCATCGCGCGAAAGGCGGCGTCGCGCTGGGTCTGGCTCCAGAACAGAATGTCGCGGTTGGTCGGGAAAGTGGCGAGCAGCCCGCGCGCCTCCTTGTCCAGGCTGAACCAGCCGATCGCGGCCGCGGCAAGGATGAGGACGATCAGCGCAAGCAGCAGGCGTTTGAGGGTTCTCATGGGTGCTCTCCGTGGGGAGGCGCCATCGTAAGGGCATCCGTGGGCACAATCTGCACATGAGCGACACCCCCACCCTGCTGCTGGTCGATGGCTCCAGCTACCTGTACCGCGCCTACCACGCCATGCCGGACCTGCGCGCGGTGCCGGGCGACCCCAAGAGCCATCCCACGGGCGCGATACGCGGCATGGTCAATATGCTGCGCGCGCTCGGCCATGAGCACGCGCCGGCCTATGCCGCCTGCGTGTTCGATGCGCCCGGCCCGACCTTTCGCGACGACATCTTCCCCGAGTACAAGGCCAACCGCTCGCCCATGCCCGACGATCTGCGCGCGCAGATCGCGCCTATCCACGAAGTGGTGCGGCTGCTGGGCTGGCCGGTGCTGTGCGTGCCCGGGGTGGAGGCCGACGACGTGATTGCCACGCTGGCCACGCGCGCCGCCGCCCAGGGCCTGCGCGTGCTGATTTCCAGCGGCGACAAGGACTTGAGCCAGCTGGTGAACGAGCGCATCACCATCATGGACACGATGAACGGCAAGCGCCGCGACGTGGCCGGCGTGACGGCCGAGTTCGGCGTGCCGCCCAGCCTGATGGTGGACTTCCAGACCCTGGTGGGCGACGCGGTGGACAACGTGCCGGGCGTGGCCAAGGTCGGCCCCAAGACGGCGGCGCGCTGGCTCGCGCAGTACGGCTCGCTCGATGCGCTGATGGCGCACGCCGACGAGATCAAGGGCGTGGCGGGCGAGAACCTGCGCGCCGCCCTTAGCTGGCTGCCCACCGGGCGGCGCCTGGTGAGCATGCGCACCGACTGCGACCTGAGCGCCGCGCTGCCCGGTTTGCCTGCTTTCGATTCGATAGCTGCAGGCGCAGAGCAGACGCAGGGTTTGCGCGATTTTTATGAAAAATTCGGCTTCAAGACCCTGGCACGGCAACTGCAGGACGAGGCGTCTTCGACCGCTGCCGAGCAGCGCATCGAGGAGCAGGCGAGCCATGCGGCAGCGCAGGCGCAGGCCAGAGCGGTGGACTATGAGGTGGTGCTGAGCTGGCAGGCGCTGGATGCCTGGATCGCCAGGCTCATGGCCGCGCCGCTCGTGGCGCTGGATACCGAAACCACCTCGCTCGATGAGCAGCACGCGCGCATCGTCGGCATCAGCTTCAGCGTGGAGCCGGGGTCTGCCGCCTATGTGCCGCTGGCGCATGCCGGGCTGGAGGCGCCCGAGCAATTGCCGCTCGATGAGGTACTGGCGCGCCTCAAGCCCTGGCTGGAAAGCCCGGCGCACGCCAAGCTCGGCCAGCACATCAAATACGACCGCCATGTGCTGGCCAACCACGGCGTCGAGGTGCGCGGCTATGTGCACGACACCATGCTGCAAAGCTACGTGCTCGAGGTCACGCGGCCGCACAATCTCGCCAGCCTTGCCGAGCGCCACACCGGGCGCACGGGCCTGAGCTATGAAGACCTGTGCGGCAAGGGCGCCAGGCAGATTCCTTTTGCGCAGGTGCCGGTGGACAAGGCCGCGGCCTACGCCTGCGAGGATTCCGACCAGACCCTGGACGTGCACCGCGTGCTCTGGCCCCGACTGGAGAGCGACGACAAACTGCGCGCCATCTACGAGCTGGAGATCGCCACCAGCGAGGTGTTGTTTCGCATGGAGAGAAACGGCGTGCTGATCGACGCCGACAAGCTCGCCGCGCAAAGCCACGAGCTTGGCCTGCGCATCAGCGAGCTGGAGCAAGAGGCCTATGAGCTCGCCGGCCAGCCCTTCAACCTGGGCAGCCCCAAGCAGTTGGGCGAGATCTTTTTTGACAAGCTGGGCATGCCCGTCGTCAAGAAGACCGCCACCGGCGCGCGCTCCACCGACGAAGAGGTACTTGAAAAGCTGGCCGAGGACTACCCCTTGCCGGCGCGGCTCTTGGAGCACCGCAGCCTGTCCAAACTCAAGAGCACCTATACCGACAAGCTGGCCACGCTGGTCAACCCGGCCACCGGCCGCGTGCACACCCACTACGCCCAGGCCGTGGCCGTCACCGGGCGCCTCGCCAGCAACGAACCCAACCTGCAGAACATCCCGGTGCGCACCGCCGAGGGCCGACGCATTCGCGAAGCCTTCGTCGCCCCGCCCGGGCGCGTGATCGCCAGTTGCGACTACAGCCAGATCGAGCTGCGCATCATGGCCCACATCAGTGGCGACGCGGCCTTGCTCAAGGCCTTTCACGAGGGCATGGACGTGCACCGCGCCACCGCAGCCGAGGTCTTTGGCGTGGCCGCCGACCAGGTCAGCAGCGAGCAGCGGCGCTACGCCAAGGTGATCAACTTCGGTCTGATCTACGGCATGAGCAGCTACGGCCTGGCCAAGAACCTGGGCATCGACAACCAGGCGGCCAAGAACTACATCGAGCGCTACTTCGAGCGCTACCCCGGCGTCAAGCGCTACATGGACGAGACCGTGCAACTGGCGCACCGCCAGGGCTACGTGCAAACCGTGTTCGGCCGGCGCCTGTACCTGCCCGAGATCAACGGCGGCAGCGGGCCGCGCAAGAAGGCCGCCGAGCGCGCCGCCATCAACGCGCCCATGCAGGGCACGGCCGCCGACCTCATCAAGAAGGCCATGATCGCGGTGCAGCAGCGCCTGGACGCCGAGAAGCCCGACATCCTCATGGTGCTGCAGGTGCACGACGAGCTCGTCTTCGAGCTGCCCGAGAGCGAGGTCGACTGGCTGCGTCGCGAGATTCCGGCGCTGATGGCCGGCGTGGCCGACCTTGCCGTGCCGCTGATTGCCGAAGTCGGCGTAGGGGCCAATTGGGAAGAGGCCCATTGAAGAAATGCCAAGGAAAAACCCTGATCCGCTCTGCGGGATCGGGTTGCGGCCTGTAAATATATGTAATATCGGTCGCTCTATTTACCACGGAGGGTGTATGCGTCCGATCCTGACAGTGCTTTTTTCTTCGATTCTCCTTGCCGCATGCGGTGGCGGCAGTGATGACGGTCCCGCGGCTCCAGGCAATCCTGGAAGCCCCGGCGGCACGGGTCAGGGTGCCGACGCTCCGGCGGCGGTCATCGCCGAGTCCAATTACGTGAGCGTGGCTCAGAAGACCCTCGCAGCCAACGGCTTCCTGGTCGATTCGTCGGCCATCCTGCCCGTGGGCGCCGAGGTCGTCGCGCAGCCTGAGCTGGTGCAGTTTGCCCAAGCGCAGATCCACAAGGTGCCTGGCTGGTTCGCGCGTTCGCCCGTGACCGTCGCAGGTGCCACGGAGAGCATCACCGAGCGCTGCAGCCAGGGCGGCTTCATGACGGTGAGCGCTACCGACGCCAACAACAACGGGATCGCCGACGCGGGCGACTCGCTCTCCATCAGTGCCGACCGATGCCGTGACGGCGGCGTCGAGATCAACGGCAGCTTGTTCTTCGTGTTCACGAGAGTCAGCGGCAATCTGGAGTCCTATCCCTACTCGATCGCTGCCACGATCACCTACAGAAACCTGACGCTCGCAACGGCCCAGGAAAGCCTCACCGGCAACGGCAGCATCGCGATCGACGCCCGGGTGGATTCGCCCAGCCAGAGCAATGTTCGCCTGGACGTCGACAGCTTTACGGTTTCGTACAGCTACGCAGGCAAGACCGACACGCAAGGGCTGTATCGCTATACCGTGGCGCTGGCGCAAACCCGCAGCACGAATACCTCTTCCGTCAACGGCATATTCGTCAGTTCCGCGCTGGATAGCCGGTCGGTACGCATTGCCACGACATCGCCGTTCGTCACCCAGGCCGCCAATCGCTATCCCTCCAGCGGTTCGGCCACCATCCATGGGGCTGCCGGCGCCAGTGTGCGTGTCACGGCCGTCGACGCGAGCGCGGTTCGGCTGGAGCTGGATGCCAATGGCGACGGTCAGTACGAGATCAGCGAGGTCAGGCGCTGGAACGAGCTGCACTGATGCTTTGTGCCCGTATCGTGCGCGGCGCGACAGCGCTGGCGCTGGCGGGCGGCGTGAACGCGGCAGCGGCCGGCTGCGGCGCTCCCGCATGGGGCGCCGTTGCCGGGCTGGAGCACAGCCAGTGGCAGGAGTACGCGGCCGACGGCTCTCGCCTGCTGCGTGAGCGCGGTGATCTGGCGCTGGCTGGCCTGCAGTTCGACATCGAGTGCGAAGGCCTGCAATGGTCCGCCCAGTGGCTGCGCAGCCAGGGCGAACGCAGCTACGACGGACGCACCAACGCCGGAGTGCCGTTCCAGTCGCAGACCCGCGTGCGTCTTGAACGCTTGCAACTGCAGGCTTGGTGGCCCCTGCAGCCATCCTGGGCGCTGGGCGCGCGGCTGCGTCAGCAGACGCTGGAGCGGGAAATAGCCGGGCGCGGTGCCGTGCTGGGTTATCCGGAGCGCTACCGGTATTGGCAAGCCTCCATCGGGCTGCGCCATCGGCAAGTGCTTGCTTCGCATCTTGACTGGCATGTCGCGCTGTGGCTCGGTGCCGGCCCGAAGGGGAGTGTGCGGGTTGAGCTGCCAGGCTACGACCCGGCCGTCCTGGATCTGGGCCGCAGCCGCGTGCTTTCGCTCGAACTGGGTCTGCAAGGCGGAGCCCGGGCGGAGCAAACCGGTTGGACCTGGAATGCCCTCTTGGCCTATGGCCGCGAAGCGACATCCGCAGGTCCGAATACGCTGCTCACGCGCCTTGGTCGCCCGGTTGGCGCCTCCGCGCGCCAGCCGCGTTTTGCGCAGCAGCAGTGGCAGTTTCGCGCCGGGGCTGCCTATCGGTTCTGATACCGACTCAAGGCAAGGCATCAGAGCGTCTCTCTCGCGGCATGAAGCCGCAATTTGCCGCCGCAGCGCCCGGGGCCGCGCGCGCGTGCGGGACAGCGGTCGGCGCAGCCGCTCGCTTAGCATTC
The DNA window shown above is from Comamonas sp. NLF-1-9 and carries:
- a CDS encoding homoserine kinase is translated as MAVFTPVTESEASALLQRLSLGTLVQLRGIEGGIENTNYFLTSSSGQYVLTLFERLAHAQLPFYLYLMKHLAQAGIPVPDPQGDAQGDILFTVAGKPAALATRLAGSSQLAPDERHCAALGAMLARMHLAARDYEREQANLRGLPWWNATAPEVLPHLDAAQARLLQSELAYQNHVAQSAAYAALPRGPVHADLFRDNVMFEGEVLTGIFDFYFAGVDTWLFDLAVALNDWCVDLPTGRHEAGRFAALLGAYQGVRPLTRHERALLPAMLRAGALRFWISRLWDYHLPRDAQMLKAHDPGHFERVLRERVAHPVRLPA
- a CDS encoding serine hydrolase, which codes for MRTLKRLLLALIVLILAAAAIGWFSLDKEARGLLATFPTNRDILFWSQTQRDAAFRAMDRIPLLARWHTAQPSATPRPLPGGKPLKLGVDLDAFMQGQHSAALLILQDGKIRLERYGLGFDADGRWTSFSVAKSFTSTLVGAALKDGLIKSMDDKVSDYLPDMKGSAYDDVSVRQLLTMTSGVQWNEDYGDPNSDVARFNNHVPEPGVDALVSYMRKLPRAAPAGERWNYSTGETNLVGVMLMAAIHKPLTQYLQEKIWQPAGMQQQATWLLSKTGKEISGCCIQAAARDYARMGQFILEGARVNGEPIVPDGWLQAATHKQADIQAPGRGYGYQWWTYDSGSFAARGIFGQGIFIDPARRLVIVTNADWPKAGSADNPAFAERERFYLAVQQALDDEAAGR
- the polA gene encoding DNA polymerase I — its product is MSDTPTLLLVDGSSYLYRAYHAMPDLRAVPGDPKSHPTGAIRGMVNMLRALGHEHAPAYAACVFDAPGPTFRDDIFPEYKANRSPMPDDLRAQIAPIHEVVRLLGWPVLCVPGVEADDVIATLATRAAAQGLRVLISSGDKDLSQLVNERITIMDTMNGKRRDVAGVTAEFGVPPSLMVDFQTLVGDAVDNVPGVAKVGPKTAARWLAQYGSLDALMAHADEIKGVAGENLRAALSWLPTGRRLVSMRTDCDLSAALPGLPAFDSIAAGAEQTQGLRDFYEKFGFKTLARQLQDEASSTAAEQRIEEQASHAAAQAQARAVDYEVVLSWQALDAWIARLMAAPLVALDTETTSLDEQHARIVGISFSVEPGSAAYVPLAHAGLEAPEQLPLDEVLARLKPWLESPAHAKLGQHIKYDRHVLANHGVEVRGYVHDTMLQSYVLEVTRPHNLASLAERHTGRTGLSYEDLCGKGARQIPFAQVPVDKAAAYACEDSDQTLDVHRVLWPRLESDDKLRAIYELEIATSEVLFRMERNGVLIDADKLAAQSHELGLRISELEQEAYELAGQPFNLGSPKQLGEIFFDKLGMPVVKKTATGARSTDEEVLEKLAEDYPLPARLLEHRSLSKLKSTYTDKLATLVNPATGRVHTHYAQAVAVTGRLASNEPNLQNIPVRTAEGRRIREAFVAPPGRVIASCDYSQIELRIMAHISGDAALLKAFHEGMDVHRATAAEVFGVAADQVSSEQRRYAKVINFGLIYGMSSYGLAKNLGIDNQAAKNYIERYFERYPGVKRYMDETVQLAHRQGYVQTVFGRRLYLPEINGGSGPRKKAAERAAINAPMQGTAADLIKKAMIAVQQRLDAEKPDILMVLQVHDELVFELPESEVDWLRREIPALMAGVADLAVPLIAEVGVGANWEEAH